In Eubalaena glacialis isolate mEubGla1 chromosome 4, mEubGla1.1.hap2.+ XY, whole genome shotgun sequence, one DNA window encodes the following:
- the LOC133090210 gene encoding LOW QUALITY PROTEIN: nuclear envelope pore membrane protein POM 121-like (The sequence of the model RefSeq protein was modified relative to this genomic sequence to represent the inferred CDS: deleted 1 base in 1 codon) encodes MGGYLSRPCPRRPQLPALRGGDQPERPESLGPAHPARRVPLPFRVHSAVPTLDLAHRLSYEDPVASPRRRWHRRLFIIARRWQYPIQQAWCLFLGVFSLVPQSGHQKPLLSACSSKMFCTSVILKMAPAKGKLTLLLALKQIIICMWSSLSVHLPNFCGKEILVRALEESGQLRAKEEKDLTALAESRKGLTKQKKGHSAPESQDEQRRGSNPGGNVQSVFRPLMPNGVLSSSVPRPGPLKRDFCSKSSEDILIRKSQTYFLSSCSKRNAITSSYSSTRGFPQLQRSGPGAAGLLGPVSSHPRVLSKKASEEGCQSSPSASVEPQRKIKREKVADGPLEQKQNLNCSQPSDSSRPRKKKRKIPLLLPSRRNGPLILPPPPQLGYPVVAEDLDLEKRAAIQWINKVLEG; translated from the exons ATGGGCGGTTACCTGAGCCGGCCTTGCCCTCGC CGCCCGCAGTTACCTGCTCTGCGAGGCGGGGACCAGCCGGAGAGACCCGAGAGCCTCGGGCCTGCGCATCCCGCTCGCCGTGTTCCCCTCCCTTTCCGGGTTCACTCGGCGGTCCCAACCCTGGACCTGGCTCACAGGTTGTCATATGAGGATCCTGTGGCTTCACCCCGTCGTCGTTGGCACCGTCGGCTGTTTATCATAGCCCGTCGGTGGCAATATCCAATCCAGCAAGCCTGGTGTTTATTTCTGGGGGTCTTTTCCTTAGTGCCCCAGAGTGGCCATCAGAAGCCACTGCTGTCTGCTTGCAGCTCCAAGATGTTCTGTACCTCAGTGATCCTGAAGATGGCACCTGCTAAGGGCAAACTGACGCTCCTTTTGGCTCTGAAGCAGATAATCATCTGTATGTGGTCTTCACTGTCTGTTCACCTCCCAAACTTTTGTGGAAAAGAGATCCTGGTGAGGGCCCTCGAAGAAAGCGGTCAACTGAGAGCCAAGGAAGAGAAGGACCTGACAGCCCTGGCTGAGAGCAGGAAAGGGCtaacaaagcaaaagaaaggaCACTCAGCTCCCGAGAGTCAGGACGAACAGAGAAGGGGATCGAACCCCGGTGGGAATGTGCAGTCCGTGTTTAGACCCCTGATGCCCAATGGGGTCCTCTCTTCCTCTGTGCCCAGGCCTGGGCCTCTGAAGAGAGACTTCTGTTCCAAGAGCTCTGAAGATATCCTGATTAGGAAATCCCAGACCTACTTTTTGAGCTCATGCAGCAAACGAAATGCCATCACCAGTTCATACAGCTCCACTAGAGGTTTCCCACAGCTGCAGAGGAGCGGTCCAGGCGCAGCGGGGCTCCTGGGCCCAGTCTCATCGCATCCTCGTGTGCTCTCAAAGAAAGCCAGCGAGGAAGGCTGTCAGTCTAGCCCTTCAGCCTCAGTGGAACCACAGAGGAAGATTAAGCGTGAAAAGGTTGCAGATGGCCCCTTAGAGCAGAAACAAAACTTAAATTGCTCACAGCCATCTGACAGTTCCAGGCCCCGGAAAAAGAAACGCAAGATTCCTCTGCTGCTGCCCTCGAGACGAAATGGCCCACTGATTTTGCCCCCACCACCCCAACTTGGTTATCCAGTGGTTGCTGAAGACCTTGACTTGGAGAAGAGAGCTGCGATCCAGTGGATCAACAAGGTCTTGGAAGGGTAA